Proteins encoded in a region of the Bradyrhizobium sp. CB3481 genome:
- a CDS encoding mandelate racemase/muconate lactonizing enzyme family protein — MKKATTVRSVETLACDAGWRNYHFVKITSEDGIVGWSEYDEGFGAPGVTAAIERLGARVVGKNAYQHERIYAELFAATRPAAGGVVALALGALENALLDVKAKALGVPCYELLGGKIRDRIRVYWSHCATWRINHPDWFKPAITSLDGVKSIGNEVREKGFTAMKTNIFVYTDGKPQGWRPGFGSPFEPEINVDRAVLRNLCMHLEAIRDGAGPDVDLLLDLNFNAKTEGYLKILRAIKDMDLFWVEIDTFNPQALGYIRRQSPHPVSSCETLLGLREFLPYFTEQAMDIAIIDTPWNGVWQSMKIAAAAEHFEVNVAPHNFYGHLCTMQNAHFSAAVPNLRIMETDIDRLAWDHELFTHVPEIVDGHLVMPDRPGWGTEPNEEGLRAHPPKSKGGLLNYGQKK; from the coding sequence ATGAAAAAAGCCACCACCGTAAGAAGCGTCGAGACGCTCGCCTGCGACGCCGGCTGGCGGAACTATCACTTCGTCAAGATCACGAGCGAGGACGGCATCGTCGGCTGGAGCGAGTATGACGAGGGCTTTGGCGCCCCCGGCGTGACGGCCGCCATCGAGCGGCTCGGGGCGCGCGTCGTCGGCAAGAACGCTTACCAGCACGAGCGGATCTATGCGGAGCTGTTTGCCGCGACGCGGCCCGCCGCCGGCGGCGTGGTGGCGCTGGCGCTCGGCGCCCTCGAGAACGCCCTGCTCGACGTCAAGGCCAAGGCGTTAGGGGTGCCCTGCTACGAGCTGCTCGGCGGCAAGATCCGCGACCGCATCCGCGTCTACTGGTCACACTGCGCGACCTGGCGCATCAACCATCCCGACTGGTTCAAGCCCGCCATCACCAGCCTCGACGGCGTCAAGTCGATCGGCAATGAGGTGCGCGAGAAGGGCTTTACGGCGATGAAGACCAACATCTTCGTCTATACCGACGGTAAGCCGCAGGGCTGGCGCCCCGGCTTCGGCTCGCCGTTCGAACCGGAGATCAATGTCGACCGCGCGGTGCTGCGAAACCTCTGCATGCATCTGGAAGCGATCCGCGACGGCGCTGGCCCCGATGTTGACCTGCTGCTCGACCTCAACTTCAACGCCAAGACCGAAGGCTATTTGAAGATCCTGCGCGCCATCAAGGACATGGACCTGTTCTGGGTGGAGATCGACACCTTCAATCCGCAGGCATTGGGCTACATCCGCCGCCAGAGCCCGCATCCGGTCTCGTCCTGCGAGACGCTGCTCGGCCTGCGCGAATTTCTGCCCTATTTCACCGAACAGGCGATGGACATTGCGATCATCGACACGCCCTGGAACGGGGTATGGCAATCGATGAAGATCGCGGCCGCCGCCGAGCATTTCGAGGTCAATGTCGCCCCGCATAATTTCTACGGCCATCTCTGTACCATGCAGAACGCGCACTTCTCGGCCGCGGTGCCGAACTTACGCATCATGGAAACCGATATCGACCGCCTGGCATGGGACCACGAACTGTTCACCCACGTGCCTGAGATCGTCGATGGCCACCTCGTCATGCCCGATCGCCCCGGCTGGGGCACCGAGCCCAACGAGGAAGGCCTGCGGGCGCACCCGCCGAAGAGCAAAGGCGGGCTGTTGAACTACGGGCAGAAGAAGTAG
- a CDS encoding ABC transporter substrate-binding protein, which yields MKTRIKWLPAALFAALFLASIWTSPTRAAGVTDTEIRIGNIMPYTGPLAAFASIGRAEAAYFDMINERGGINGRKVKFISRDDSSNPKAAIEHTRDLVEQERVHLMFGSFGTPSNLATRSYLNERNIPQLFVASGDEEWAHPKRFPWTMGWQPTFRSEGQIYANYIQAAYPSRKIAVLWQNDQFGRDLFRGLQEGLGITADMIVADIAIDADMSIDAQVDILKNSGAEVLVLNCAPPISARAIRKAAELGWHPVLVLVNAAASIASALRPAGLQNSVGVISTSFLKDASDASWNDDAGIKEWLAFMDKYYPDGDKEDGNAIFGYAAAETLARVLIQCGDDLSRENIMRQAASLRNYQSTVAFPGITINTGPSDFHPIEQMRLVQFDGNAWQPIGDVIESAFLGAAGDK from the coding sequence ATGAAAACAAGAATAAAATGGCTGCCAGCAGCCCTCTTCGCCGCGTTGTTCCTGGCATCGATCTGGACCTCGCCAACCCGCGCTGCCGGCGTGACCGACACCGAGATCCGGATCGGCAACATCATGCCGTATACCGGGCCGCTCGCCGCGTTCGCCTCGATCGGCAGGGCCGAGGCCGCGTATTTCGACATGATCAACGAGCGCGGCGGCATCAACGGGCGCAAGGTAAAATTCATCTCGCGTGACGACAGCTCGAATCCGAAAGCCGCGATCGAGCACACCCGCGACCTCGTCGAGCAGGAGCGGGTGCACCTGATGTTCGGATCGTTCGGCACGCCGAGTAACCTTGCGACGCGAAGCTATCTCAACGAGCGGAACATCCCGCAGCTCTTTGTCGCCTCCGGCGATGAGGAGTGGGCGCATCCGAAGCGCTTTCCGTGGACGATGGGTTGGCAGCCGACGTTCCGATCGGAAGGGCAGATCTACGCCAATTACATCCAGGCCGCCTATCCGAGCCGGAAGATCGCCGTGCTCTGGCAGAACGATCAGTTCGGCCGCGACCTGTTCCGCGGATTGCAGGAGGGGCTCGGCATCACCGCCGACATGATCGTGGCCGATATCGCCATCGACGCCGACATGTCGATCGATGCGCAGGTCGATATCCTCAAGAACTCCGGCGCCGAGGTGCTGGTGCTCAACTGCGCGCCGCCGATCTCGGCGCGTGCGATCCGCAAGGCCGCCGAACTGGGCTGGCATCCGGTGCTGGTGCTGGTGAACGCCGCGGCCTCGATCGCGAGCGCGCTGCGGCCGGCGGGACTGCAGAATTCCGTCGGGGTGATCTCGACCTCGTTCCTAAAGGACGCCAGTGATGCCAGCTGGAACGATGACGCCGGCATCAAGGAGTGGCTCGCCTTCATGGACAAATATTATCCTGACGGCGACAAGGAAGACGGCAACGCCATCTTCGGCTACGCAGCGGCCGAAACGCTGGCACGGGTCTTGATCCAGTGCGGCGACGACCTGTCGCGCGAGAACATCATGCGGCAGGCGGCGTCGCTGCGGAATTACCAGAGCACGGTCGCGTTTCCGGGAATTACGATCAACACCGGGCCGTCCGACTTTCATCCGATCGAGCAGATGCGGCTGGTGCAATTCGACGGTAACGCCTGGCAACCGATCGGCGATGTCATCGAGAGCGCGTTTTTGGGTGCGGCGGGCGATAAGTGA
- a CDS encoding hydantoinase/oxoprolinase family protein, which translates to MMFRIGVDVGGTYTDLVATDESGRTVFAKSPSTPADQSLGVMAGLEELARRLNVTRADMLGSTDRLVHGTTVATNALLERKGAKVALITTEGHRDVVEMREGLKPDRYDLRSPPPAPLVPRDLRFGVKERLRANGEILIPLDLKSLDDAIASIQRSGVTSAAVCFLHSYLNPVHELAAVERLKAALPDINISRSSDVLPQIKEYERVSTTIVNAYVEPIVRRYLTNLEARLTEAGFNGSLFVVLSHGGMAPVEEASRLAAGTVLSGPAGGMSGGRRCSDLIGIPDLVPFDMGGTSTDISLISGGQASLSADGMLAGQRIALRSLDIASIAAGGGSIASVDASRTLRVGPESAGSVPGPACYGNGGEAATVTDANVVLGYLDAAAFMGGKRPLNRAASEAAVDRVAEAMDLSRIEAAAGIYRMINLNMADGIRLMTLRRGVDPRKFALLSFGGAAGLHAAEVARELEIKRIIVPTVASVLSAWGMLTSDLRYEVSRTHYGAGARITADEVRELFAGLEQQAAGRLRSWFSGPIAIERSAEMRYGEQIFEIDVSLDGLDWSAPDLVDRIEDRFHIRHEELYTYASRGQEVVFVNARVAAVGEVERQDEEARKAASSGSAAPRSKRQAFFGGWREVPVYALDELQPGHTLSGPAIIEAETTTVLVDTGDRVTVNRLGWLDIALR; encoded by the coding sequence ATGATGTTCAGGATAGGCGTTGACGTCGGCGGGACCTACACCGATCTCGTGGCGACCGATGAGAGCGGCCGCACCGTGTTTGCAAAGTCGCCCTCAACTCCGGCGGATCAATCGCTCGGCGTGATGGCTGGACTGGAAGAGCTGGCGCGGCGGCTGAACGTCACGCGCGCAGACATGCTTGGCTCGACCGATCGCCTCGTGCACGGCACGACGGTTGCGACCAACGCGCTACTGGAGCGCAAGGGCGCAAAGGTCGCGCTCATCACCACCGAAGGCCATCGCGATGTCGTCGAGATGCGCGAGGGCCTCAAGCCCGATCGTTACGACCTGCGTTCGCCGCCGCCGGCGCCGCTGGTGCCGCGCGACTTGCGTTTTGGTGTGAAGGAACGGCTCCGCGCCAATGGCGAGATCTTGATTCCGCTCGATCTGAAATCGCTCGATGACGCCATTGCCAGCATCCAGCGCTCCGGCGTGACCTCAGCCGCAGTGTGCTTCCTGCACTCCTATCTCAATCCGGTGCATGAACTTGCGGCCGTCGAGCGATTGAAGGCGGCGCTGCCTGATATCAACATCTCGCGCTCCAGCGACGTGCTGCCGCAGATCAAGGAATATGAGCGCGTCTCGACCACGATCGTGAACGCCTATGTCGAGCCGATCGTGCGTCGCTACCTGACCAACCTCGAGGCGCGGCTCACGGAGGCCGGCTTCAATGGCAGCCTCTTCGTCGTGCTCTCGCATGGCGGGATGGCGCCGGTGGAGGAAGCCTCGCGGCTCGCTGCGGGCACCGTGCTGTCGGGCCCCGCCGGCGGCATGTCCGGCGGCCGGCGCTGTTCTGACCTGATTGGCATTCCCGATCTCGTGCCGTTCGACATGGGCGGCACCTCGACCGACATCTCGCTGATCTCGGGCGGACAGGCCTCGCTGTCTGCCGACGGCATGCTGGCCGGCCAGCGCATCGCGCTACGCAGCCTTGACATCGCCAGCATCGCGGCGGGCGGCGGCTCGATCGCCAGCGTCGATGCCAGCCGCACGCTGCGCGTCGGGCCGGAAAGCGCGGGCTCGGTGCCGGGCCCGGCCTGCTACGGCAATGGCGGCGAGGCCGCAACCGTCACCGACGCCAATGTTGTGCTCGGCTATCTCGATGCGGCCGCGTTCATGGGCGGCAAGCGCCCGCTCAACCGCGCGGCCTCGGAGGCCGCCGTCGACCGCGTTGCTGAAGCGATGGACCTGTCGCGCATCGAGGCCGCTGCCGGCATCTACCGCATGATCAATCTGAACATGGCCGACGGCATTCGCCTGATGACCTTGCGCCGCGGCGTCGATCCCCGGAAATTCGCGTTGCTCAGCTTCGGCGGCGCGGCTGGCCTGCACGCGGCGGAAGTGGCGCGCGAGCTCGAGATCAAGCGCATCATCGTGCCGACCGTCGCTTCCGTTCTCTCGGCTTGGGGCATGCTGACCAGCGATCTCCGTTACGAGGTCAGCCGCACGCATTACGGCGCGGGCGCGCGTATCACCGCCGATGAGGTGCGTGAACTCTTCGCCGGCTTGGAGCAGCAGGCCGCCGGCCGGCTGCGCTCTTGGTTCAGCGGGCCGATCGCCATCGAACGCTCCGCCGAGATGCGCTATGGCGAGCAGATCTTTGAGATCGACGTCTCGCTCGACGGCCTCGACTGGAGCGCGCCGGATCTGGTGGACCGGATCGAGGACCGCTTCCACATCAGGCACGAGGAATTATACACCTACGCCTCGCGCGGCCAGGAGGTCGTGTTCGTCAACGCCCGTGTCGCTGCTGTCGGCGAAGTCGAGCGCCAGGACGAGGAGGCACGGAAGGCCGCGTCGTCCGGCAGCGCTGCACCACGCAGCAAGCGGCAGGCCTTCTTCGGCGGCTGGCGCGAAGTTCCGGTCTATGCGCTCGACGAACTGCAACCCGGCCACACCTTGAGCGGACCCGCGATCATCGAAGCCGAGACCACGACGGTGCTGGTCGATACCGGCGACCGCGTCACCGTCAATCGGCTCGGATGGCTGGATATCGCGCTGCGCTGA
- a CDS encoding hydantoinase B/oxoprolinase family protein, giving the protein MSAKIDPITRSVVQHRLSSIVKEMGEAMLRTSYSQILNSSRDFSLAICDTNARLIAQADHLPVHVGALPWATIAVEERFKDVKQGDVILLNDPYHGGSHLPDVTVFVPVFADGKRLLWTIVRAHQSDIGGGTHGAYNPAATEIWQEGLRIPPIKLYEAGKLRDDLFDLLALNVRNPREFRGDLAAMLGAAHLGERRLSRLFAEFGAAVVEAAMEAILDATEQQTRAVVSTWKDGVFYGEAFLDDDGHGRTDLRIAAKVTKKGSDVEIDLSDSDPQSTSFVNSSHANMQAAVAMAFAYLIDAEIPKNTGALRPLKVIAKQGTIVWADPGRPVTLCTSHPSNEIVEAIVKALSASCPERAMAGWSRRFRIAIQGEDPRNGKNFIWHLFQARPGGGASSGGDGWSSIGEWHSVGGLKFGSLEVAEVRFPLYFRQHEFRPDSGGDGQHRGGLGVSLDLVLETEKIAKGNTAGDGARHGPCGMLGGQDGKPHHYRLLSEGREPRLLRTKEVGIELRPGDCLEIRSSGGGGWGPPDKRSAEARQRDREQGLTDVTEQASS; this is encoded by the coding sequence ATGTCCGCCAAGATCGATCCCATCACGCGTTCCGTTGTCCAGCACCGCCTCAGTTCGATCGTGAAAGAGATGGGCGAAGCGATGCTTCGCACCTCCTATTCGCAGATCCTCAATTCCAGCCGCGACTTTTCGCTGGCGATCTGCGACACCAATGCACGGCTGATCGCGCAGGCGGACCATCTGCCGGTTCATGTCGGCGCGTTGCCCTGGGCGACGATTGCGGTCGAGGAGCGGTTCAAGGATGTGAAGCAGGGCGATGTCATCCTGCTCAACGATCCCTATCACGGCGGCAGCCATCTGCCTGATGTGACGGTGTTCGTGCCGGTATTCGCCGATGGCAAGCGTCTGCTCTGGACCATCGTGCGCGCGCACCAGAGCGATATCGGCGGGGGTACCCACGGCGCCTATAATCCTGCGGCCACCGAGATCTGGCAGGAGGGGCTGCGTATCCCCCCGATCAAGCTCTATGAGGCTGGCAAGCTGCGCGACGATCTGTTCGACTTGCTGGCGCTCAACGTCCGCAACCCTCGCGAATTTCGCGGCGACCTCGCCGCGATGCTCGGCGCGGCGCATCTTGGGGAACGGCGGTTGTCGCGGCTGTTTGCCGAATTCGGCGCAGCCGTGGTCGAAGCCGCCATGGAAGCGATCCTCGATGCCACGGAGCAGCAGACCCGCGCAGTCGTCTCCACCTGGAAGGATGGCGTGTTCTACGGCGAAGCGTTCCTCGACGATGACGGCCATGGCCGCACCGATCTGCGCATCGCGGCAAAAGTCACCAAGAAGGGCAGCGATGTCGAAATCGATCTCTCCGATTCCGATCCGCAATCCACCAGCTTTGTCAACTCCTCGCACGCCAACATGCAGGCGGCGGTAGCGATGGCATTCGCCTATCTGATCGATGCGGAGATTCCGAAAAACACCGGCGCGCTGCGGCCGCTGAAGGTGATCGCAAAGCAGGGCACGATCGTGTGGGCCGATCCGGGCCGTCCGGTGACGCTGTGCACCAGCCATCCCTCGAATGAAATCGTCGAGGCCATTGTAAAGGCCCTATCCGCGTCGTGCCCGGAGCGCGCGATGGCCGGCTGGAGCCGGCGCTTCCGCATCGCGATCCAGGGCGAGGACCCGCGCAACGGAAAGAATTTCATCTGGCACCTGTTCCAGGCGCGGCCTGGCGGCGGTGCGTCCTCCGGCGGCGACGGCTGGTCGTCGATTGGCGAATGGCATTCGGTCGGCGGGTTGAAGTTCGGCAGCCTTGAAGTCGCCGAAGTGCGCTTTCCACTCTATTTCCGGCAGCATGAATTCCGCCCGGATTCCGGCGGCGATGGTCAGCATCGCGGCGGCCTCGGCGTGTCCCTAGATCTGGTGCTGGAAACCGAGAAGATCGCGAAGGGCAACACCGCCGGCGACGGCGCTCGCCATGGCCCCTGCGGCATGCTCGGCGGCCAGGACGGCAAGCCGCATCATTATCGTCTCTTGTCCGAAGGACGCGAGCCGCGCCTGCTCCGCACCAAGGAAGTCGGTATTGAGCTGCGTCCCGGCGACTGCCTCGAAATCCGGTCCTCAGGTGGCGGTGGCTGGGGACCACCCGACAAGCGATCGGCGGAGGCACGGCAGCGCGACCGCGAGCAGGGCCTGACCGACGTTACGGAGCAGGCGTCCTCATGA
- a CDS encoding aspartate aminotransferase family protein — MYPDPDSASQKMYDRALASLPGGNTRTTVFMKPYPIYAARGEGCRVWDLDGNAYIDCINNFTAAIHGHAHPALIKAATAQLALGSAFGLPTVSEVDLAELLVSRLPSVDQVRFANSGTEAVMMALKAARAHTGRPKIAKCEGAYHGSYDYAEVSLDPTPEAWGRNAPVSVAYARGTPENVLADVVTIPFNDTEAAVSLIREHGPELACVLVDPMPNRAGLAPADQTYLEALRKITREVGALLIFDEVITFRLGYRGAQGIWNIDPDLTTLGKIIGGGFPVGAIGGRREVMAVFDPRHGKPALPHGGTFSANPVTMRAGIAAMQLLDDAAFSRLDAMGEAVRSGINAAFKRHGVPGGTVGLGSLLKVHFADRPVRDYRSAYLSEEEARRQGVFSRALLNRGVLAAGNGLMALSTPMADADIRAIIDAASGALEEVAKAL, encoded by the coding sequence ATGTACCCCGATCCGGACTCGGCATCGCAAAAAATGTACGACCGCGCACTGGCGAGCCTGCCCGGCGGCAATACGCGCACCACCGTGTTCATGAAGCCCTATCCGATCTACGCCGCGCGCGGTGAGGGCTGCCGTGTGTGGGATCTCGACGGTAACGCCTATATCGACTGCATCAATAATTTCACCGCGGCGATCCACGGCCACGCGCATCCCGCACTGATCAAGGCGGCGACCGCGCAGCTTGCGCTGGGCTCGGCGTTCGGCCTGCCGACGGTTTCAGAGGTCGATCTTGCCGAGCTGCTGGTGTCACGCCTGCCGTCGGTCGATCAGGTCCGCTTCGCCAATTCCGGCACTGAAGCCGTGATGATGGCGCTGAAGGCGGCCCGGGCGCATACGGGGCGGCCGAAGATCGCCAAATGCGAAGGCGCCTATCACGGCTCATATGACTACGCGGAGGTGAGCCTCGATCCGACACCGGAAGCCTGGGGCCGCAACGCGCCGGTATCCGTCGCCTATGCCAGGGGTACGCCGGAAAACGTGCTGGCCGATGTCGTCACCATTCCCTTCAACGACACCGAGGCCGCGGTCAGCCTGATCCGCGAGCATGGGCCCGAGCTCGCCTGCGTGCTTGTCGATCCCATGCCCAACCGCGCCGGGCTGGCGCCGGCTGACCAGACCTATCTGGAGGCGCTTCGAAAAATCACGCGCGAGGTCGGCGCGCTCCTGATCTTCGACGAGGTCATCACATTTCGCCTCGGCTATCGCGGCGCGCAGGGGATCTGGAATATCGATCCTGATCTCACCACGCTCGGAAAAATCATCGGGGGCGGCTTTCCAGTCGGCGCCATCGGCGGACGCAGGGAAGTGATGGCGGTGTTCGATCCGCGCCACGGCAAGCCGGCGCTGCCGCATGGCGGCACGTTCTCCGCCAATCCGGTGACGATGCGCGCCGGCATTGCCGCGATGCAATTGCTCGACGATGCAGCCTTTTCGCGGCTCGATGCGATGGGCGAGGCGGTGCGCTCCGGCATCAACGCGGCGTTCAAGCGCCATGGCGTGCCCGGCGGCACCGTCGGTCTCGGCTCGCTGCTCAAGGTTCACTTCGCCGACCGGCCGGTTCGCGACTATCGCTCGGCCTATCTGAGCGAGGAGGAAGCGCGGCGGCAGGGGGTGTTCTCGCGCGCGCTGCTCAATCGTGGCGTGCTGGCCGCGGGCAACGGCTTGATGGCGCTGTCGACTCCGATGGCGGATGCCGATATTCGTGCCATCATCGATGCGGCATCGGGCGCGCTTGAGGAAGTCGCAAAGGCGCTGTGA
- a CDS encoding MFS transporter, with protein sequence MDGKADSADGSFRALIFALLALACGHMLSTLLRTIPAVSLDVMAADFRTAPQTLASLTSIYHFAFAASQIPVGAAMDRFGVRPVSLSLLAGTILGALASGLATGPEGFLFGQLLLGIATSGMLMCPMTLAAKQMSPARFGLWSGIILSIGNIGMLLSASPLAFVVEHFGWRAGFWISAGFGAAVALAVFLLVPKQPAEHADPSSPLSQMGEVLRIGLSRPLRGLIALALVSLAATLVLRGLWGGPWLMEIKLLSRVEAGNVLGLFTLALIAGPALMGFFDRSFGHRREVLAATHSLAALLLVLTAAGAPNYPLAELFGVEAVPAPVDAALFVLMGIAISTQPLLFGMTRQLAGAQNAGKALSAINLAFFLGTALMQSATGVVAAAFGLPAVLLFMAAALIVGVIVFLIYT encoded by the coding sequence ATGGACGGCAAGGCCGATAGCGCGGATGGCAGCTTCCGCGCACTGATATTTGCGCTTCTGGCGCTGGCCTGCGGCCACATGCTGTCGACGCTGCTGCGAACCATTCCGGCGGTCAGTCTCGACGTGATGGCTGCCGATTTCCGCACCGCCCCGCAGACGCTGGCGAGCCTCACCTCGATCTATCATTTCGCCTTCGCCGCCTCGCAAATCCCGGTCGGCGCCGCGATGGACCGTTTCGGCGTTCGTCCGGTCTCCTTGAGCCTGCTCGCCGGAACCATTTTGGGCGCGCTGGCTTCCGGACTTGCGACAGGACCGGAGGGTTTTCTGTTCGGGCAACTCCTGCTCGGCATCGCCACCTCGGGGATGTTGATGTGTCCGATGACGCTCGCCGCCAAGCAGATGTCGCCGGCGCGCTTTGGCCTGTGGTCCGGCATCATTCTCTCGATCGGCAATATCGGCATGCTCTTGTCGGCCAGCCCGCTGGCCTTCGTTGTCGAGCATTTCGGCTGGCGGGCAGGGTTCTGGATCTCGGCTGGATTTGGCGCAGCGGTGGCGCTGGCCGTGTTTCTGCTGGTCCCGAAGCAGCCGGCCGAACATGCCGATCCATCCTCGCCGCTGTCGCAAATGGGAGAGGTGCTGCGCATCGGCCTGTCGCGGCCGCTCCGTGGCCTGATCGCGCTGGCGCTGGTTTCGCTCGCAGCCACGTTGGTGCTGCGGGGATTGTGGGGCGGGCCGTGGCTGATGGAGATCAAGTTGCTCAGCCGCGTCGAGGCCGGCAACGTGCTAGGCCTGTTCACGCTGGCGCTGATCGCCGGCCCCGCGCTGATGGGCTTTTTCGATCGCAGCTTTGGCCATCGCCGCGAAGTGCTGGCCGCGACGCATTCGCTTGCCGCCCTGCTGCTCGTGCTGACTGCCGCCGGCGCGCCGAACTATCCGCTCGCCGAACTGTTCGGCGTAGAGGCCGTGCCGGCGCCGGTCGACGCCGCACTGTTCGTCCTGATGGGTATCGCGATATCGACGCAGCCGCTGCTGTTCGGCATGACGCGGCAACTGGCCGGCGCGCAGAACGCCGGCAAGGCGCTCTCCGCCATCAACCTCGCGTTCTTCCTCGGCACCGCGCTGATGCAATCGGCGACCGGCGTGGTCGCAGCGGCGTTCGGCCTTCCCGCAGTGCTGCTATTCATGGCGGCGGCCTTGATCGTCGGGGTGATTGTGTTTTTGATATACACCTGA
- a CDS encoding CmcJ/NvfI family oxidoreductase, with amino-acid sequence MGLQQAKLESLPFVTAELNYLAPTSGKPRTYAFDPPPGEPRSTALPEPHNVPIFDARLIAANLSLDREGFALVRHPTIVRDFYDEKEVRNVYYPAVEAFLKATLKADRVFIFDHTVRRRVEGAADIRGAGPRQPATRVHVDQTDKSGANRVREHLPDEADELLKGRVQVINVWRPIRGPLRDTPLAMADGRTVEPDDLVASDLIYPNRSGETYSVRYNPNHRWYYIPEMRTDEALLLKCYDSATDGRTRFGPHTAFTDPTTPADAPPRESIELRTLVFHRN; translated from the coding sequence ATGGGCCTGCAGCAAGCCAAACTCGAATCGCTTCCTTTCGTTACCGCCGAGCTGAACTATCTCGCGCCTACGTCCGGAAAGCCCCGCACCTACGCCTTCGATCCGCCGCCGGGCGAGCCCAGATCCACCGCGCTGCCCGAGCCGCACAACGTCCCGATCTTCGATGCGCGCCTGATCGCCGCCAACCTCTCGCTGGACCGCGAAGGCTTTGCGCTGGTCCGCCATCCCACCATCGTCAGGGATTTCTACGACGAAAAGGAAGTGCGGAACGTCTACTATCCCGCCGTGGAGGCCTTCCTGAAGGCGACGCTGAAGGCCGACCGCGTCTTCATCTTCGATCACACGGTACGCCGGCGCGTGGAGGGCGCCGCCGATATCAGGGGCGCTGGCCCCCGCCAGCCGGCGACCCGGGTGCATGTCGACCAGACCGACAAATCGGGCGCCAACCGCGTGCGCGAACACCTGCCGGATGAAGCCGATGAACTTTTGAAAGGCCGCGTGCAGGTCATCAATGTGTGGCGGCCGATCCGCGGTCCCCTGCGCGATACGCCGCTCGCGATGGCCGACGGCCGGACCGTCGAGCCTGATGATCTCGTCGCTTCCGACCTGATCTATCCGAACCGCAGTGGTGAGACCTATTCGGTCAGATACAATCCGAACCACCGCTGGTACTACATTCCGGAAATGCGGACCGACGAGGCGCTGCTCCTGAAGTGCTACGATTCGGCAACCGACGGCCGTACCCGGTTCGGGCCGCACACCGCCTTCACCGATCCGACCACGCCGGCCGATGCGCCGCCGCGCGAAAGCATCGAGCTGCGCACGCTGGTGTTCCACAGGAACTGA
- a CDS encoding SDR family oxidoreductase has protein sequence MQVTMKDRVAVVTGGSKGIGFAVARRFAGAGAKVAILARGAEDLKAAREQLGKEGLSVRDYVCDVAKASDIAKAHEKIVGDLGPVDILINNAGTARTMAFENISDEAWQEDLDLKLFAAIRFSRLVWPGMKARKWGRIINVLNTYAKAPAGSSAPTSVSRAAGMALTKVMASEGGEHNILVNAMLVGLIMSDQWVKRHAAQAPDMDFEVFAKNLAKGTPLGRIGTAEEFANLACFLASDQGSFITGTAINVDGGRSPVV, from the coding sequence ATGCAAGTCACGATGAAGGACAGAGTCGCCGTGGTCACCGGCGGCAGCAAAGGAATTGGTTTCGCGGTGGCGCGACGATTTGCCGGCGCCGGCGCCAAGGTGGCGATCCTCGCGCGCGGCGCGGAGGATTTGAAAGCCGCGCGGGAACAACTCGGCAAGGAAGGCCTCAGCGTTCGAGATTATGTCTGCGACGTCGCAAAGGCATCCGACATCGCGAAGGCGCATGAGAAGATCGTCGGCGACCTCGGCCCGGTCGACATTCTCATCAATAACGCCGGGACGGCGCGGACGATGGCGTTCGAGAACATCTCCGACGAAGCGTGGCAGGAAGATCTCGACCTCAAGCTGTTCGCCGCAATCCGCTTCTCCAGGTTGGTCTGGCCCGGCATGAAGGCGCGCAAATGGGGACGTATCATCAACGTGCTCAACACCTACGCCAAGGCGCCGGCCGGATCGTCCGCACCAACTTCGGTCTCGCGGGCGGCGGGCATGGCGCTGACTAAGGTGATGGCCAGCGAAGGCGGCGAGCACAACATCCTGGTCAATGCCATGCTGGTCGGCCTGATCATGAGCGACCAATGGGTGAAGCGGCACGCTGCGCAGGCGCCGGACATGGACTTCGAGGTATTCGCCAAGAACCTCGCCAAGGGCACGCCGCTTGGGCGCATCGGCACGGCGGAGGAATTTGCCAACCTCGCCTGCTTCCTCGCTTCCGATCAAGGTTCGTTCATCACGGGAACGGCGATCAATGTCGATGGTGGGCGGTCGCCGGTGGTGTAG
- a CDS encoding HU family DNA-binding protein, whose protein sequence is MATQMSKSQLIEKIATTTELSKKEVKNVMDTLVDVGHKELKKNGLFLVPGFAKFVVVKKPATKARKGTNPFTGEEMMFKAKPARKIVRARPVKAAKDAV, encoded by the coding sequence ATGGCCACCCAAATGTCTAAGTCGCAGCTGATCGAGAAGATCGCGACCACCACCGAACTGTCGAAGAAAGAGGTCAAGAACGTGATGGACACGCTCGTTGACGTCGGTCACAAGGAGCTCAAGAAGAACGGGCTGTTCCTCGTTCCTGGCTTCGCGAAGTTCGTCGTGGTCAAGAAGCCGGCGACCAAGGCTCGTAAGGGCACCAACCCCTTCACGGGCGAGGAGATGATGTTCAAGGCCAAGCCGGCCCGCAAGATCGTCCGGGCCCGCCCGGTCAAGGCCGCCAAGGACGCGGTCTAA